A genome region from Solirubrobacter pauli includes the following:
- the flgB gene encoding flagellar basal body rod protein FlgB — MRSKDGPPPSSLQEIRPLVLIDTTQLALERSISGAAQRHEALAANIANASTPGYRRVDVDFHGALAAALGTGDKATVEHTSFTTQADQAVGVTQADGNSIDVDNESAKLAANALEQQAAVSVLKARTAIIRSALGVA; from the coding sequence GTGAGGTCCAAGGACGGACCGCCCCCCTCTTCCCTCCAGGAGATCCGTCCCCTCGTGCTGATCGATACCACACAGCTGGCGCTTGAGCGCAGCATTTCGGGCGCTGCCCAGCGCCACGAAGCGCTTGCCGCCAACATCGCCAACGCTTCGACGCCCGGCTACCGCCGCGTCGACGTGGACTTTCACGGAGCCCTCGCCGCGGCGCTGGGCACCGGCGACAAGGCCACGGTGGAGCACACGTCCTTCACGACCCAGGCCGACCAGGCGGTCGGCGTGACGCAGGCGGACGGCAACTCCATCGACGTCGACAACGAGTCGGCCAAGCTCGCCGCCAACGCGCTCGAGCAGCAGGCCGCCGTCTCCGTGCTGAAGGCGCGCACGGCCATCATCCGCTCGGCCCTCGGTGTCGCCTGA
- a CDS encoding flagellar hook-basal body protein: protein MLEGLRTAAAGMKAQQFKLDAVSNDLANANTTGYKRLRVGFSDLLYEQGGRPTISNEAQVGTGSRAVSGGRTFEQGNLQQTGKPTDVAIQGPGFIRVKLADGRDALTRDGNLHIDSDRKLVTSFGGTVSPEIKFAEGVAESDISIGRDGTVMAKGQAVGRIQLANVRSPQNLESVGDNAFITTARSGNAVATPATTVLEQGALEGSNTDMAQAMTDMIEAQRTYQLTSKAIQTADQMMEIANGVKR, encoded by the coding sequence ATGCTCGAAGGACTCCGAACCGCCGCGGCGGGCATGAAGGCGCAGCAGTTCAAGCTCGACGCCGTCTCGAACGACCTGGCCAACGCCAACACCACTGGCTACAAGCGCCTGCGCGTCGGGTTCTCGGACCTGCTGTACGAGCAGGGCGGGCGCCCCACGATCTCCAACGAGGCGCAGGTCGGCACCGGCTCGCGCGCCGTGTCCGGCGGTCGTACCTTCGAGCAGGGCAACCTGCAGCAGACCGGCAAGCCCACCGACGTGGCCATCCAGGGCCCGGGCTTCATCCGCGTCAAGCTCGCCGACGGCCGTGACGCGCTGACGCGCGACGGCAACCTGCACATCGACTCCGACCGCAAGCTCGTGACGAGCTTCGGTGGCACCGTCAGCCCCGAGATCAAGTTCGCCGAGGGCGTCGCGGAGTCCGACATCTCGATCGGCCGCGACGGCACGGTGATGGCCAAGGGCCAGGCCGTCGGCCGGATCCAGCTCGCCAACGTCCGCTCGCCCCAGAACCTCGAGTCGGTCGGCGACAACGCCTTCATCACCACCGCGCGCTCGGGCAACGCCGTCGCCACCCCGGCGACCACCGTGCTCGAGCAGGGCGCGCTCGAAGGCTCCAACACGGACATGGCGCAGGCCATGACCGACATGATCGAAGCCCAGCGGACCTACCAGCTGACCTCCAAGGCGATCCAGACCGCCGACCAGATGATGGAGATCGCCAACGGGGTCAAGCGATGA
- the fliD gene encoding flagellar filament capping protein FliD: MPISLTGMASGLDTESIISQLMQLEQTKVTAVQKRQTQVTQHKNDLQAIKTKLDAVKTAANDLSSASLWKPVQTTASSDPTKIDVTVLGGAGIGGNSIEVSRLASSAQHGFNYTAGANAGKLTFYYGNDPNAAGNSKIDIDVPANATLQDVATAINAKDGAPVYAAVVKNGTTEQIVFSSRKTGANSDFSVDTSQLGAGSALAEDPAYTRTGATLNAAIKVNGGAEINPESNILENIIPGVRVSLKGITSSPVTVTTTQPAVNTEDIAKKVTALVDAYNAVVTATRSELTEKRVPTATTTSDLQKGQLFGDTGMASMLNSLKETMTKAISGLGLTGLSDLGIGVPKAGTNSEDARAGKLTVDQEKLKAAIANDYTKVKELFSGQGATKGLSAVIADYVGTQTGTNGIITGRMKTDDTTLKGFTDQITKLNERMEVEQKRLKAQFAAMEKALSNSQTQQAWLTSQIATLP, from the coding sequence ATGCCCATCTCCCTCACCGGCATGGCGTCGGGCCTTGATACCGAGTCGATCATCAGCCAGCTGATGCAGCTCGAGCAGACCAAGGTCACGGCGGTGCAGAAACGCCAGACCCAGGTCACGCAGCACAAGAACGACCTTCAGGCGATCAAGACGAAGCTCGACGCGGTCAAGACGGCCGCGAACGACCTGTCGTCCGCGTCGCTGTGGAAGCCCGTCCAGACGACGGCGTCCTCGGACCCGACGAAGATCGACGTCACCGTCCTCGGCGGCGCCGGCATCGGCGGCAACTCGATCGAGGTCAGCCGCCTCGCGTCGTCCGCGCAGCACGGCTTCAACTACACCGCCGGGGCCAACGCCGGCAAGCTGACGTTCTACTACGGCAACGACCCCAACGCGGCCGGCAACTCGAAGATCGACATCGACGTCCCGGCCAACGCGACCCTCCAGGACGTCGCCACGGCGATCAACGCCAAGGACGGCGCTCCCGTCTACGCCGCGGTCGTCAAGAACGGCACGACCGAGCAGATCGTCTTCTCCTCGCGCAAGACCGGCGCCAACTCCGACTTCTCGGTCGACACCTCGCAGCTCGGCGCCGGCAGCGCGCTGGCCGAGGACCCGGCCTACACGCGCACAGGCGCGACGCTCAACGCCGCGATCAAGGTCAACGGCGGCGCGGAGATCAACCCCGAGTCGAACATCCTCGAGAACATCATCCCGGGCGTCCGCGTCTCGCTGAAGGGCATCACCAGCAGCCCGGTGACGGTGACCACGACCCAGCCCGCGGTCAACACCGAGGACATCGCGAAGAAGGTCACCGCGCTGGTCGACGCCTACAACGCGGTCGTCACCGCGACCCGCTCGGAGCTGACCGAGAAGCGCGTCCCGACCGCGACGACCACGAGCGACCTGCAGAAGGGCCAGCTGTTCGGCGACACGGGCATGGCCTCCATGCTCAACTCGCTCAAGGAGACGATGACCAAGGCCATCTCCGGCCTCGGCCTCACCGGCCTGTCGGATCTCGGCATCGGCGTGCCCAAGGCGGGCACCAACTCCGAGGACGCCCGCGCCGGCAAGCTCACGGTCGACCAGGAGAAGCTCAAGGCCGCGATCGCCAACGACTACACCAAGGTCAAGGAGCTCTTCTCGGGCCAGGGCGCGACCAAGGGCCTGTCGGCGGTCATCGCCGACTACGTCGGAACGCAGACCGGCACCAACGGCATCATCACCGGCCGGATGAAGACCGACGACACGACGCTCAAGGGCTTCACCGACCAGATCACCAAGCTCAACGAGCGCATGGAGGTCGAGCAGAAGCGTCTCAAGGCCCAGTTCGCGGCCATGGAGAAGGCGCTCAGCAACTCACAGACGCAGCAGGCGTGGCTCACGAGCCAGATCGCCACGCTGCCGTGA
- a CDS encoding EscU/YscU/HrcU family type III secretion system export apparatus switch protein, whose product MPDPDITAALQYTGDGAPKVVAAGRGAVAAQILERAHEAGVPVHRDPELASALTELALGQEIPEQMWTAVAQVLAWAYRLSEKRPTPNR is encoded by the coding sequence ATGCCTGACCCCGACATCACCGCGGCGCTCCAGTACACCGGTGACGGCGCCCCCAAGGTCGTGGCCGCCGGCAGAGGGGCCGTCGCCGCCCAGATACTCGAGCGCGCACACGAGGCGGGCGTGCCGGTGCACCGGGACCCGGAGCTCGCCTCGGCGCTGACCGAGCTGGCGCTCGGACAGGAGATCCCGGAGCAGATGTGGACGGCTGTCGCACAGGTATTGGCCTGGGCCTACCGGTTGTCCGAAAAGCGTCCTACTCCAAATCGGTGA
- a CDS encoding flagellar protein FlaG → MTLQIGRFTPYQQLPAVSPAAPAAGVQDPRPTATDPHQQGVVETGTVVGDVPPAPTPEARELVAKAAEVVEAMHKNNRELHFKRDEESNRVIIQVRDLEGNVIKTIPPSKALDILSGDDL, encoded by the coding sequence ATGACTCTTCAGATCGGTCGCTTCACTCCCTACCAGCAGCTGCCCGCGGTCTCCCCCGCGGCGCCGGCGGCCGGAGTGCAGGACCCGCGCCCGACGGCGACGGATCCGCACCAGCAGGGCGTGGTCGAGACCGGGACGGTCGTCGGCGACGTTCCCCCGGCACCCACCCCGGAAGCCCGCGAGCTCGTGGCCAAGGCTGCGGAGGTCGTCGAGGCGATGCACAAGAACAACCGCGAGCTGCACTTCAAGCGCGACGAGGAATCGAACCGGGTGATCATCCAGGTGCGTGACCTCGAAGGCAACGTCATCAAGACCATCCCGCCGTCGAAAGCGCTGGACATCCTGTCCGGCGATGACCTTTAG
- a CDS encoding flagellar hook-basal body protein, giving the protein MDRGLYLAASGMLAEQIRQDQIANDLANASTAGYKAERTTQQSFGELLLTNSVTGQRVGNVTTGVAVTNTVTDWTPGTMKDTGEPLDFAINGDGFFAVQTGAGTRYTRNGQFTSDDQGRVTTLEGDLVLGRNNQPVALGADGKVDPRLLNVVTLNNPEKAGNSYVTGTPGAVAGQVAGSVRSGALEASSADPTQSMVDMMASLRAYESGQKVIQTIDETLGKAAGAVGSLT; this is encoded by the coding sequence ATGGATCGCGGCCTCTATCTCGCAGCCTCAGGCATGCTCGCCGAGCAGATCCGCCAGGACCAGATCGCGAACGACCTCGCGAACGCGTCGACCGCCGGCTACAAGGCCGAGCGCACGACGCAGCAGTCCTTCGGCGAGCTGCTCCTCACCAACTCCGTCACCGGCCAGCGCGTCGGCAACGTCACCACCGGCGTCGCGGTGACGAACACCGTCACCGACTGGACCCCGGGGACCATGAAGGACACGGGCGAGCCGCTCGACTTCGCGATCAACGGCGACGGCTTCTTCGCCGTCCAGACCGGCGCCGGCACGCGCTACACGCGCAACGGGCAGTTCACCTCCGACGACCAGGGCCGCGTGACCACGCTCGAGGGCGACCTCGTGCTGGGGCGCAACAACCAGCCCGTCGCGCTCGGCGCCGATGGCAAGGTCGATCCGCGCCTGCTCAACGTCGTGACCCTGAACAACCCGGAGAAGGCCGGCAACTCGTACGTGACCGGCACGCCGGGCGCGGTCGCCGGCCAGGTCGCGGGCTCGGTCCGCTCGGGTGCGTTGGAGGCGTCCAGCGCCGATCCGACGCAGTCCATGGTGGACATGATGGCGTCGCTGCGCGCCTATGAGTCCGGCCAAAAAGTGATCCAGACGATCGACGAGACGCTCGGCAAGGCCGCGGGCGCCGTCGGTTCGCTGACCTAG
- the fliE gene encoding flagellar hook-basal body complex protein FliE — MTIDPTSAVTGASSIGSIGSIGSITKPPTATEGGSGFGSMLGDAIQGLQNTQAEAATAAQDLATGKATDPTAVVMAVERAQLSMQMASQIRTKAVEAVQTIFQTQV; from the coding sequence ATGACCATCGATCCGACTTCCGCCGTCACCGGCGCCAGCTCGATCGGCTCCATCGGTTCGATCGGCTCGATCACCAAGCCGCCGACCGCCACCGAGGGTGGCTCGGGCTTCGGCTCGATGCTCGGCGATGCGATCCAGGGCCTGCAGAACACGCAGGCCGAGGCCGCCACCGCGGCGCAGGACCTGGCCACCGGCAAGGCGACCGATCCCACCGCCGTGGTCATGGCGGTCGAGCGCGCCCAGCTCTCGATGCAGATGGCCAGCCAGATCCGCACGAAGGCCGTCGAGGCCGTCCAGACCATCTTCCAGACGCAGGTCTGA
- the fliF gene encoding flagellar basal-body MS-ring/collar protein FliF gives MPPFIQNILALPAKTKAILGVSAFAILAIAFLLLKIATAPAYSTIASGLDPAQTGKITAALDEQGIAYELQNNGTALAVQKASMAQARIALASQGVGTTGGGGSDEGYTLLDQSKLGASQFQQQVTYQRALEGEIGKTLASVQGVSNPQVQVVMPQDDLFQDEASAATASVQLGNTADTLEPGAVRGMAQTVASSVKGLKSANVTITDSTGTILWPSDEAGATGSGTKQAAEARFARQKEAAINAMLAQTLGPNKAKVTVNADLNVDDTTEESETYGGQSTPLTETIESEKMEGANAAGAGGTAGTGRNVPTYSDNGNNGAGAGGNYENKKQTTVNGVNKKVTKTKKAPGEVNKMNVALILDKSVPADVATALKNTVATAAGVDTQRGDTITSTQFAFAKAETPKAGPVPTTLLGPLKWVGLGLAALLFLFFMTRGMRKRENENLTPAWLTEISEPVSLAQLEAGAGQNFTLDNASTAMLPPRAPDASMHQLDQLMEREPERVAAQVKAWMAED, from the coding sequence ATGCCGCCCTTCATCCAGAACATCCTCGCCCTGCCCGCCAAGACCAAGGCGATCCTCGGCGTGTCGGCCTTCGCCATCCTGGCGATCGCCTTCCTGCTGCTCAAGATCGCGACGGCGCCGGCGTACTCGACGATCGCCTCGGGCCTCGATCCCGCCCAGACGGGCAAGATCACCGCGGCGCTCGACGAGCAGGGCATCGCCTACGAGCTCCAGAACAACGGCACGGCGCTCGCGGTGCAGAAGGCCTCGATGGCGCAGGCGCGCATCGCGCTCGCCTCGCAGGGTGTCGGGACCACGGGCGGCGGCGGCTCCGACGAGGGCTACACCCTGCTCGACCAGAGCAAGCTCGGCGCTTCGCAGTTCCAGCAGCAGGTCACCTACCAGCGTGCGCTGGAGGGCGAGATCGGCAAGACGCTGGCCAGCGTGCAGGGCGTCTCGAACCCGCAGGTCCAGGTCGTGATGCCGCAGGACGACCTCTTCCAGGACGAGGCCTCGGCCGCGACCGCCTCCGTGCAGCTCGGCAACACGGCCGACACGCTCGAGCCGGGCGCCGTGCGCGGCATGGCGCAGACCGTCGCCTCCTCCGTGAAGGGCCTGAAGAGCGCGAACGTCACCATCACCGACTCCACCGGCACGATCCTGTGGCCGTCCGACGAGGCCGGCGCGACCGGCAGCGGCACCAAGCAGGCCGCCGAGGCGCGCTTCGCCCGCCAGAAGGAGGCGGCCATCAACGCGATGCTCGCCCAGACGCTCGGCCCGAACAAGGCCAAGGTCACCGTCAACGCCGACCTCAACGTGGACGACACGACCGAGGAGTCCGAGACGTACGGCGGCCAGAGCACTCCGCTGACCGAGACGATCGAGTCCGAGAAGATGGAAGGCGCGAACGCCGCCGGCGCGGGTGGCACGGCCGGCACCGGCCGCAACGTCCCGACCTACTCCGACAACGGGAACAACGGCGCGGGCGCCGGCGGCAACTACGAGAACAAGAAGCAGACGACCGTCAACGGCGTCAACAAGAAGGTCACCAAGACCAAGAAGGCCCCGGGCGAGGTCAACAAGATGAACGTCGCCCTGATCCTCGACAAGTCGGTCCCGGCCGACGTGGCGACCGCGCTCAAGAACACGGTCGCGACCGCCGCCGGCGTCGACACGCAGCGCGGCGACACGATCACCTCGACGCAGTTCGCGTTCGCCAAGGCGGAGACGCCCAAGGCGGGCCCGGTGCCGACGACGCTGCTCGGTCCGCTCAAGTGGGTCGGCCTCGGCCTGGCGGCGCTGCTGTTCCTCTTCTTCATGACCCGCGGCATGCGCAAGCGCGAGAACGAGAACCTGACGCCGGCCTGGCTGACGGAGATCTCCGAGCCGGTGTCGCTGGCTCAGCTCGAGGCGGGCGCCGGCCAGAACTTCACGCTCGACAACGCCTCGACGGCCATGCTGCCGCCGCGCGCTCCGGACGCCAGCATGCATCAGCTCGACCAGCTGATGGAGCGCGAGCCCGAGCGCGTCGCCGCGCAGGTCAAGGCCTGGATGGCGGAGGACTAG
- the flgC gene encoding flagellar basal body rod protein FlgC — protein MSMFGGMEISGSALTAQRLRMNVTAENIANAETTKGADGNPYRRKEVTLRAVGQPGTFGSQLSRAMGTSGVAPGGVQATEITEDQTNGKLVYDPGHPDANEEGYVRMPNVDTVTEMVDLIDAQRAYEANVTAMTAAKQMFAKTLEILR, from the coding sequence ATGAGCATGTTCGGCGGCATGGAGATCTCGGGGTCCGCGCTCACGGCGCAGCGGCTCCGGATGAACGTCACGGCGGAGAACATCGCGAACGCCGAGACCACCAAGGGCGCGGACGGGAACCCGTACCGCCGCAAGGAGGTCACGCTGCGCGCGGTCGGCCAGCCCGGCACGTTCGGCTCGCAGCTCTCGCGCGCCATGGGCACCTCGGGCGTCGCGCCCGGCGGCGTCCAGGCGACGGAGATCACGGAGGACCAGACGAACGGGAAGCTCGTCTACGACCCCGGCCACCCCGACGCGAACGAAGAGGGCTACGTGCGCATGCCCAACGTCGACACGGTCACCGAGATGGTCGACCTGATCGACGCGCAGCGCGCCTACGAGGCCAACGTGACCGCGATGACGGCCGCCAAGCAGATGTTTGCCAAGACCCTGGAGATCCTCCGCTAA
- a CDS encoding sigma-70 family RNA polymerase sigma factor: MKPTTSSGSRRRVSAEDALALWREYKETGSLQVRNRLVMTYAPLVKYIVFKKVRELPARCEVEDFISCGLEALIASIDRYDPEKGATLEQFAWTRIHGAVLDELRRQDWAPRSLRRWERDIARARDQFTTIQGRRPTREELADALSITVDELRRREDDISVSDVTSLNTLVISDDETTVERIDTLADGDAKRDPEHQAANSEAKAKFRRAFDNLPQREREVAVLLYVKNLTLREIGEVMGVSESRICQIHSQLKRTLKQQLSDDAVLFSAVG; encoded by the coding sequence ATGAAGCCCACGACGTCCTCAGGCAGTCGCCGCCGCGTCAGCGCGGAGGATGCCCTCGCGCTTTGGCGTGAGTACAAGGAGACCGGATCGCTGCAGGTCCGCAATCGCCTTGTCATGACCTACGCACCGCTCGTCAAGTACATCGTCTTCAAGAAGGTGCGCGAGCTGCCCGCTCGCTGCGAGGTCGAGGACTTCATCTCGTGTGGCCTGGAGGCGCTGATCGCCTCGATCGACCGGTACGACCCGGAGAAGGGCGCCACGCTCGAGCAGTTCGCGTGGACCCGCATCCACGGCGCCGTGCTCGACGAGCTGCGCCGGCAGGACTGGGCGCCGCGCTCGCTGCGCCGCTGGGAGCGCGACATCGCCCGCGCCCGTGACCAGTTCACGACGATCCAGGGTCGCCGCCCGACGCGTGAGGAGCTCGCCGACGCGCTCTCGATCACGGTCGACGAGCTGCGCCGCCGCGAGGACGACATCTCCGTCTCGGACGTGACGTCGCTCAACACGCTGGTCATCTCCGACGACGAGACCACGGTCGAGCGCATCGACACGCTCGCCGACGGCGACGCCAAGCGCGACCCGGAGCACCAGGCCGCCAACTCGGAGGCCAAGGCCAAGTTCCGCCGCGCGTTCGACAACCTGCCGCAGCGCGAGCGCGAGGTGGCCGTCCTGCTCTACGTCAAGAACCTCACCCTGCGTGAGATCGGCGAGGTCATGGGCGTCTCCGAGAGCCGCATCTGCCAGATCCACTCGCAGCTCAAGCGCACGCTCAAGCAGCAGCTCTCCGACGACGCGGTGTTGTTCTCCGCCGTCGGCTAA
- the fliS gene encoding flagellar export chaperone FliS, with product MATFAANPTAQYKQQSILTAPPGRLVVMLYDGCLRFLFQAAYAMREGDKTNSQDRMRRAEAIIDELTVTLDHERGGEVAARLQGIYAFCRRHLIEASLEQNPAKIEEVSELLTELRDAWAEIADAPRPA from the coding sequence GTGGCTACTTTCGCCGCCAACCCGACGGCCCAGTACAAGCAGCAGAGCATTCTCACGGCCCCTCCTGGCCGGCTCGTGGTCATGTTGTACGACGGCTGCCTGCGCTTCTTGTTCCAGGCCGCCTACGCGATGCGCGAGGGCGACAAGACGAACTCCCAGGACCGGATGCGCCGGGCCGAGGCGATCATCGACGAGCTCACGGTCACGCTCGACCACGAGCGCGGCGGTGAAGTCGCCGCGCGGCTGCAGGGCATCTACGCCTTCTGCCGCCGGCACCTGATCGAAGCCTCGCTCGAGCAGAACCCGGCCAAGATCGAGGAAGTCTCCGAGCTCCTCACCGAGCTGCGCGACGCGTGGGCCGAGATCGCCGACGCTCCGCGCCCGGCGTGA